One Panicum virgatum strain AP13 chromosome 3N, P.virgatum_v5, whole genome shotgun sequence DNA segment encodes these proteins:
- the LOC120666416 gene encoding uncharacterized protein LOC120666416: protein MDGPINIDDSRWDEVMFINGYAVFMGYLLMGVRGLTLLVVTWSTAVLGGYVDNLERKDFWSLTLIQTIRVSDFIIPETLRNVINSGWGLLAAIGSMIIHSSKTGEEPSNARWALAYGVFAVQLLVFAFLLCPLAILYVFGLFISAGISLWRLIDHDFGSIKEDSNMKPALEVLYSLAVAQGILFGYRFIYYHGAKRRIAKEVGRWYQLDQEIVLEYLREMVRECEKDPSFARGRNLVKYAADLTMKPNSRKSYLSGVRILGALLRPKHRCSGQAGLIKQVLTGSTSFSHVVRQLLETFGPTSPYSSEIREEAARIVALVAGSIRLEQFPGVAIHCISSLLDTFDEHIWQPEG from the exons ATGGATGGCCCGATCAACATTGACGACTCGCGCTGGGACGAGGTGATGTTCATCAACGGGTACGCCGTGTTCATGGGGTACCTGCTGATGGGCGTCAGAGGGCTGACCTTGCTGGTGGTTACGTGGTCCACGGCCGTCCTCGGAGGCTATGTCGACAATCTGGAGAGGAAAGACTTCTGGTCTCTCACTCTCATCCAGACTATCAG GGTCTCTGATTTTATTATACCGGAGACATTAAGAAATGTCATAAACTCTGGATGGGGTTTGTTGGCTGCTATAGGTAGCATGATCATCCACTCAAGTAAAACTGGAGAGGAGCCATCAAATGCCCGTTGGGCTTTAGCATATGGCGTGTTTGCAGTTCAGCTGCTTGTGTTTGCATTTCTGTTGTGCCCTCTAGCGATTCTCTATGTGTTTGGGTTGTTCATCTCTGCTGGGATCTCACTATGGCGTCTTATAGACCATGATTTCGGCAGCATCAAGGAAGACTCTAACATGAAGCCTGCACTGGAGGTTTTGTACTCCTTAGCTGTGGCACAAGGCATTCTATTTGGCTACAGGTTCATATATTATCATGGGGCAAAACGTAGAATAGCAAAAGAAGTTGGCAGGTGGTATCAGCTGGATCAGGAGATAGTGTTGGAGTACCTAAGAGAAATGGTCAGGGAATGTGAGAAGGACCCATCTTTCGCCAGAGGAAGGAACCTTGTCAAATATGCTGCAGACCTGACAATGAAACCTAACTCACGCAAAAGCTATCTGTCTGGGGTTCGGATTCTTGGCGCACTCCTTCGGCCAAAACATAGGTGTTCTGGACAGGCCGGTCTGATCAAACAAGTACTAACTGGATCAACATCCTTTAGCCATGTGGTGCGGCAGCTGCTGGAGACATTTGGTCCTACAAGCCCATATAGCTCAGAAATCAGGGAGGAGGCTGCCAGGATAGTGGCCCTTGTTGCCGGCAGCATCCGGTTGGAGCAATTCCCGGGAGTAGCCATTCACTGCATATCTTCCCTGCTCGACACATTTGATGAACACATCTGGCAGCCTGAGGGATAG
- the LOC120666417 gene encoding pentatricopeptide repeat-containing protein At4g13650-like: MTRREAAASLHRSLAWFVAHDGTERTLSLVAAKARQHGALGSADLACALRTCRGRGDRWPRVLEIHATSVVRGLGGDRLIGNLLIDLYAKNGLLRWARRMFEDLSVRDHVSWVAMLSGYAQNGLGIEALGLFRQMHRSAVVPTPYVLSSVLSACTKAELFAQGRLIHAQVYKQGFCSETFVGNALIALYLRFGSFKLAERVFSDMPFCDRVTFNTLISGHAQCEHGERALEIFDEMQSSGLRLDCVTVASLLAACASVGDLQKGKQLHSYLLKAGMSQDYIIEGSLLDLYVKCGDIETAHEIFDSGDRTNVVLWNLMLVAYGQISDLAKSFEIFCQMQAAGIRPNQFTYPCILRTCTCTGQIELGEQIHALSIKNGFESDMYVSGVLIDMYSKYGWLDKARRILEMLGNKDVVSWTSMIAGYVQHGLCEEALATFKEMQNFGIWPDNIGLASAASACAGIKAMRQGLQIHARVYVSGYSADVSIWNTLVNLYARCGRSHEAFSLFWAIEHKDEITWNGMVSGFGQSGLYEQALKVFKQMGEAGAKYNVFTFVSSISASANLADIKQGKQVHCRAIKTGHTSETEVSNALISLYGKCGSIEDAKMEFSEMSERNEVSWNTIITSCSQHGRGLEALDLFDQMKQEGLKPNDVTFIGVLAACSHVGLVEEGLRHFKSMSNEYGITPTPDHYACVVDILGRAGQLDRARRFVEEMPIAADAMVWRTLLSACKVHKNIEIGELAAKHLLELEPHDSASYVLLSNAYAVTGKWSNRDQVRKMMKDRGVKKEPGRSWIEVKSAVHAFFAGDRLHPLADQIYIFLADLNDRIAKIGYKHDNYHLFHEREQEQRDPTSFVHSEKLAVAFGLMSLPPCMPLRVIKNLRVCNDCHNWMKFTSNVTGREIVLRDVYRFHHFTNGSCSCGDFW; the protein is encoded by the coding sequence ATGACGCGTCGGGAAGCGGCGGCCTCGCTGCACCGGTCTCTCGCCTGGTTCGTCGCGCATGACGGCACGGAGAGAACCCTCTCGCTCGTCGCCGCGAAGGCCAGGCAGCACGGAGCCCTGGGCTCGGCGGACCTCGCGTGCGCCCTGCGAACGTGCAGGGGGCGCGGCGATCGCTGGCCGCGTGTGCTGGAGATCCACGCGACGTCAGTTGTGCGTGGGCTTGGGGGTGACCGTCTCATTGGCAACCTGCTGATCGATCTGTACGCGAAGAATGGGCTCCTGAGGTGGGCGAGGCGGATGTTTGAGGATCTGTCTGTCAGGGACCATGTCTCGTGGGTTGCAATGCTGTCCGGGTACGCACAGAATGGTCTTGGAATAGAGGCTCTCGGATTGTTTCGCCAGATGCATCGATCTGCGGTTGTTCCCACTCCGTATGTTCTGTCCAGTGTGCTGAGTGCTTGTACTAAGGCAGAGCTTTTTGCACAAGGTCGGCTGATCCATGCCCAAGTTTACAAGCAAGGATTCTGTTCGGAGACCTTTGTGGGGAATGCGCTTATTGCTCTCTACTTACGATTTGGATCATTTAAGCTAGCAGAAAGAGTATTTTCTGATATGCCGTTCTGTGACAGAGTGACATTCAATACATTGATCTCAGGACATGCTCAGTGTGAACATGGTGAGCGTGCTTTGGAAATCTTTGATGAGATGCAGTCGTCAGGGTTGAGGCTTGACTGTGTGACAGTAGCTAGTCTGCTTGCAGCCTGTGCCTCTGTGGGGGATCTTCAAAAGGGAAAACAACTCCATTCATATTTACTGAAAGCAGGTATGTCTCAGGATTACATAATTGAAGGCTCACTCCTCGATCTCTATGTGAAATGTGGGGACATTGAAACAGCCCATGAGATCTTTGATTCAGGTGATAGGACGAATGTGGTACTATGGAATCTAATGCTTGTGGCATATGGGCAGATCAGTGATCTAGCAAAATCCTTTGAAATCTTTTGTCAGATGCAAGCTGCTGGTATACGTCCCAACCAATTCACCTACCCGTGCATTCTGAGGACTTGCACTTGCACTGGTCAAATTGAACTTGGAGAGCAGATTCATGCATTAAGTATAAAAAATGGCTTCGAATCTGACATGTATGTTAGTGGTGTACTGATAGATATGTATTCCAAATATGGGTGGCTTGATAAAGCTCGTAGAATTCTTGAAATGCTTGGAAACAAAGATGTGGTCTCATGGACTTCCATGATTGCTGGATATGTGCAGCATGGCCTTTGTGAAGAGGCTCTTGCAACATTCAAAGAAATGCAGAATTTTGGAATTTGGCCAGATAACATAGGACTAGCTAGTGCTGCAAGTGCTTGTGCTGGAATCAAAGCAATGCGCCAGGGCTTGCAGATTCATGCTCGGGTTTATGTGTCTGGTTATTCAGCTGATGTTTCAATTTGGAACACGTTGGTAAACCTGTATGCAAGATGTGGAAGAAGCCATGAAGCTTTCTCTTTGTTTTGGGCAATTGAACATAAGGATGAGATTACATGGAATGGAATGGTCTCCGGTTTTGGACAAAGTGGTCTATATGAACAAGCTCTCAAGGTATTCAAGCAGATGGGCGAAGCAGGTGCCAAGTACAATGTGTTCACATTTGTTTCCTCTATAAGCGCTTCTGCTAACCTTGCAGATATAAAACAAGGAAAACAAGTACATTGTAGAGCTATTAAGACAGGGCACACCTCTGAAACTGAAGTTTCCAATGCTTTGATTTCACTATATGGAAAGTGTGGAAGTATTGAAGATGCCAAAATGGAGTTTTCTGAAATGTCTGAGAGGAATGAGGTGTCATGGAATACTATCATCACAAGTTGTTCACAGCACGGACGTGGACTAGAAGCTTTGgatttatttgatcaaatgaAGCAAGAAGGTCTAAAACCAAATGATGTCACATTCATAGGCGTGTTAGCTGCTTGCAGTCATGTGGGTTTGGTTGAGGAAGGCCTTAGACACTTTAAATCAATGTCAAATGAGTATGGAATTACTCCAACACCTGACCATTATGCTTGTGTCGTGGATATTCTTGGACGAGCTGGTCAACTTGATCGTGCAAGGAGATTTGTTGAGGAAATGCCAATAGCTGCTGATGCAATGGTTTGGAGAACCCTTCTCAGTGCTTGTAAAGTACACAAGAATATAGAAATCGGGGAGCTTGCTGCCAAACATCTCTTGGAGTTAGAGCCTCATGATTCAGCGTCGTATGTCCTTCTTTCAAATGCATATGCTGTAACTGGAAAGTGGTCCAATAGGGATCAGGtcagaaagatgatgaaagATAGAGGAGTAAAAAAGGAACCAGGTCGTAGTTGGATTGAAGTAAAGAGTGCAGTTCATGCATTCTTTGCTGGTGATCGGTTGCACCCCTTGGCTGACCAGATATACATTTTTTTAGCTGATCTAAATGACAGGATAGCCAAAATAGGGTACAAACACGATAATTACCATCTCTTCCATGAAAGAGAGCAAGAACAGAGAGATCCCACTTCCTTCGTCCATAGTGAGAAGTTAGCTGTTGCTTTTGGGTTAATGAGTTTGCCTCCTTGTATGCCCCTTCGGGTGATTAAGAATCTTCGTGTCTGCAATGACTGCCACAATTGGATGAAATTTACCTCTAATGTCACAGGAAGAGAAATTGTATTAAGGGATGTGTACAGATTTCACCATTTTACCAATGGCAGTTGCTCATGTGGAGATTTCTGGTGA